The nucleotide sequence CTTCCGTGTCTTCCTGCAATATGAGTTCACCCACTTGGGCCTGGACCTGTACTTGGAGGTAAGCCCCGTACTGCCCCCCAGACTTAACTGCCTGCCCACTGCAGAGTATGGCTGAGTGGTTAGCGGCACGGGTGCTGGGgtcaggcagacctgggtttaaatcctggccctgccatttcctgccatgtgaccttggataagtctcttcctctctctgagtATCAGTTTTGCCATCTGTCAAATAGGAGAATCATAGAAGATAATCTTGACTCTAAATGCAtagaccagtgcctggcacataccagGCCCCCAGTCTGTGGAATTATTTTTGCAGGCACCAGAATAGGTCAAGGTGGCCCAGGGTCTGGCTCTGGGAGCACCAGCCTCAGACAGGTGCTCTGACTCCAGGACGTAATGGGGAATCCAGAGATACAGGGTGGAAGCAGGAGTTGGCTCATGCTGGATGGGCCCAGGACATGGAGAAGTTCCTTGCCCTGGGGAAGGTGGGCAGAGCAGCTTGGTGCTTCCTGGCCCAGCCTGAGCAGAGAAGCTGCAGCTCCTTCTCTGCTTCTTTTAGGAGGTTTCCTGGAGGAGCGGGGCTTTCGGGGTTGGATTTTTGAAAGCCAGGATTAAGAAAAAGTAGAGAGCAGACTGGCGGggggtctatccatacaatggaatattattcagctaaagaaggaatgaagtattgacacatgctacaacatgggtgagcCTTGCAAACAtgctaggtgaaagaagccagacacaaaaggtcacacaCTCTATgattgctgcttcttttttttttttttttttttttttttttttgagacggagtcttgctctgtcgcccaggctagagtgcagtgacacaatcttggctcactgcaatctccacctcccaggttcaagtgatttttccagtctcccgagtagctgggattacaggcacctgccaccatacctggttaatttttgtatttttggtagagacgggtttcaccatgttggccaggttggtcttgaactcctgaccttaggtgatccacctgcctcagcctcccacagtgctgggattacaggtgtgagccacctcgcccggctttcTATGATTGcttcatatgaaatgtccagaatgggtAAATCCATAAAGatggaaagtagattagtggttgccagggactgggggaggAGAGAATGGCAAGTTACTGCTGACGCctgtggggtttctttttgggctGATGacaatgttctggaattagataatggtgatggttgcacaaccttgtggCTATACTAAGAAtgactgaattgtatactttaaaatggattttatgatatgtgaattatatcttaaaaaataaagaaaaagtgggctAGGGCTCAGGCCCCTTCCTctgggtggcagtggtggtggggggtTTGGAAAGACTCCCTCCACACGCACACCAGGCCTCACCCTGCTCCTTCCATCTGGGGGACAGAGGCTTCGGCTTACCGAGAGTGACAAGCTGCAGGTGCAGATCCAGGCGTACCTGGACAATGTTTTTGATGTGGGGGCGCTACTGGAGGACACAGAGACCAAGAACGCTGTGCTGGAGCACATGGAGGAACTGCAGGAGCAGGTGGCACTGGTGAGAGTGGGTCCTGACCCCAGCCTGGCACATCAGAGGCCCACAGGGCACACGCAGGCATGGGCACTGGGCAGCAGACAGTGTTCTAGTTGTGCATTGGACGTGCTGCCTGCCTGGCCCCAGAGCCTGGCCTGAATCCAAAGCCTGAATCTGTTGGGTGTCTTTCTCAATGAGTGTGGGTGAGTGCCCTCACTGACAGGCCCCTCCTCTACCCAGGCTCAGTCCCCAGATGAACTGAACTGGGTGCCTGGGGCccctcccagctcagtctcctcctctccctccacctcccgCATCACTGGTACCTTGGTTTCCTCTCCTTATTTGCTTGGGTTCGAGTGCCAGGCTCGGCCCACCCTTGGCACCTGGCTGAGCGGATCTGGGAGCCTCCCCCAGTCTTCTAGGCAGGCATGCCTGATGCCGCCCCCTCACCGGCGGTGCCAGTGCCGGGCTGCGGGTCGGGGCTCACCATGTGCCGGTGCTACAGCTGACAGAGCGGCTTCGGGACGCGGAGAACGAATCCATGGCCAAGATTGCAGAACTGGAAAAACAGCTAAGCCAGGCGCGCAAGGAGTTGGAGACCCTGCGGgtgaggctggggcgggtggtgGGCCGGGCACCCAAGAACAGGCCAGCTTCGGCTTCTAGGCTTGACATCTGCCTCCACCCCGGGAAGAGGATGGGGATTTGGTGCCAAGGAGCCTGCTGGTGGGCACTGACCCCTCCCGTGGGGTTCGCAGGAGCGCTTCAGCGAATCGACCGCCATGGGCGCCTCCAGGCGTCCCCCCGAGCCTGAGAGAGCACCTCCCGCTGCCCCGACGCGGCCCTCGGCCCTGGAGCTGAAggtggaggagctggaggagaagGGGTTAATCCGTATCCTGCGGGGGCCGGGGGATGCTGTCTCCATCGAGATCCTCCCCGTCGCTGTGGCAACTCCAAGCGGCGGTGATGCTCCGACTCCGGGGGTGCCGACCGGCTCCCCCAGCCCAGGTGCGCAGGAGCTTCAGGCTGGCGGGGATGCGGGGCATGGTCTGGAGGGGAGCCCAGGGGCATCTGTGGCGGGCAGAGTTGGGCGAGGGAGGTTTGGATTGTAGGCTCGGCTCAGGTAGGAGCGCATGCGTAGAGCGGGGAGGCGGAGAGGAGCCCACCCAAGCCAAGGAGCTGACTCGCGCctccccccgccccgccctcGCTGGCTCAGATCTCGCACCTGCAGCGGAGCCGGCTCCCGGAgcagcgccgccgccgccgcccccacTGCCCGGCCTCCCCTCCCCGCAGGAAGCCCCGCCCTCGGCGCCCCCACAGGCCCCGCCTCTCCCTGGCAGCCCGGAGCCCCCGCCGGCGCCGCCGCTGCCCGGAGACCttccgcccccacccccaccaccgcCACCGCCACCACCTCCAGGCACTGACGGGCCGGtgcctccgccgccgccgcctccgggAGGTCCTCCTGATGCCTTAGGAAGACGCGACTCAGAATTGGGCCCAGGTAAGTGGAGTGGACCACCTTGGGCCCGGGGCTTgggggagatggagggagggacctGGGCCGCAGTGTCCTCCAGAGTCTTCTGCCTAGGGGCTCCTGCTGCCTTCTGGCTGGCCCATCAGCCCTCCCTGGGCCCAGGTTCCCTCCAGTACCCCCAGTGCTCACCACTCCTCCCAAACCCCCGCCCGTCCCAGGAGTGAAGGCCAAGAAGCCCATCCAGACCAAGTTCCGAATGCCCCTCTTGAACTGGGTAGCACTGAAACCCAGCCAGATCACTGGCACCGTCTTCACAGAGCTCAATGATGAGAAGGTGCTGCAGGTGAGTGGCCCTGCCTGGCTCCGCATATGGGCACTGGAGTAAGAGGGGAGTTGCCTGGATCAGGCTGGGCACTGGGGGTAGTCGTTTTCTCCAagtcatttcacagatgagctGGGGGAGGCCCAGGGATGGGCATTAAGCCAGACTGGACCCATACCTCTAACAGGCAGAATCCTGCCTTCCCAAACGCCTTCCCCTCCATCCCTGCAGAGGGGTGCATCCCCCCCATCCCACTCCTTCTGCCTCCAGGCCTCTTTCCTCCCACTTTCCCACAGGCAGCCAAGGCTTCAGCCCTCCTGATTCCACTTCCAGTTCTCCAAAAGGATGTGTTCTCTTGCCTGTAGGCCATTGTTGCCATTGTTCCATTCTGTTCCCTCTGCTGGAatgtcctttcctttttcctttttaccacTGGCCAGTTCAGCTCTTCCTTTAGCTGTCCTGGCCCCAAGTCTGGGTGCCCCCCGTTAGGCGGccctcctcctccaggctccCTGTGCTTCCCCTGTGCCTCCCATCAGGGCCTGTGGTCAGGCTGGGTTACTGGTTCTTTGCTGGTGGCCTGGTCAGGGCCAGATGGGTGGCTCTAGCACTGTGCTCAGCCAGGAGAGTGCCAGACCccgccccacccagccccacctcctcaCCGTGTACCCTCAGGAGCTGGACATGAGTGACTTTGAGGAACAGTTCAAGACCAAGTCCCAAGGCCCCAGCCTGGACCTCAGCACTCTCAAGAGTAAGGCAGCCCAGAAGGCCCCCAGCAAGGCAACACTCATTGAGGCCAACCGGGCCAAGAACTTGGCCATCACCCTGCGGAAGGGCAACCTGGGGGCCGAGCGCATCTGCCAAGCCATTGAGGCGTGAGTGTCCCTGCCCCGGACTTGTGGGCAGTCTGGCCCCTCTGCTAGGCTGGGGTTGTCAGGCAGATCCTAGTAAAAGAGCCTCAATGGTGAACTCTTTCATCAAGCTTCATACCAACCTGGTCCAGGAACCTTGTCCCCATTTTAAGGTGGAGAAAACTGAGTCCATGCCTAAATTAGGATGTCCCACTTCCTCCCTGCCTCTTTGCCTAGCTGTGAGCACCCAGGCTATGGGATTTATAGCTGGGCGTCTTCCACTGATGTATGATGGGGACCCCGGCTCTCCGGTTCCCAGTTTCTCTGGATTCCTACCTCTTGCTCTCTGAAGCTGTTGGCAAATAGAAAATActgaaattcatttattcaatcaaggCAGGGGTAGCCCTGCTCCCAGGGACTGGTGGGTATGGATGATGCCCACTCTCCgctctcctccctcccacagGTACGACCTGCAGGCTCTGGGCCTGGACTTCCTGGAGCTGCTGATGCGCTTCCTGCCCACAGAGTATGAGCGCAGCCTCATTGCCCGCTTTGAGCGGGAGCAGCGGCCGATGGAGGAGCTGTCGGAGGAGGACCGCTTCATGCTACACTTCAGCCGCATCCCGCGCCTGCCGGAGCGCATGACCACACTCACCTTCCTGGGCAACTTCCCAGACACAGCCCAGCTGCTCATGCCGGTGTGGGCGGAGCGGGCAGGGCGGTGTGGCTTGGGTGGGGACGGGCAGAAGGCACctcccagcctgggctgcagcAGGGAATCTGGGAGTACTTGAGCCTCCAGATGGAGGAGGCCCCAACTTATCTTACCTCCCCCATCCTACCCCTAGCAACTGAATGCCATCATTGCAGCCTCAATGTCCATCAAGTCCTCTGACAAACTCCGCCAGATCCTGGAGGTGAGGGGCCAGGAGGTGGGGCCCACCCTTGCCTGTTCTGGATAGTGTGAGGGGGAGACCCAGGCCCTGCCCACCTGCAATGCAACAAAGATAATGTTCCCACTTCTCATGTACATGCTGAGAAGGACAGATCTAAGGGGGGTGGTGAATGGGAAGGGGTACAGCAGCCGTGTCTGTAGCAGCTCACCTGGGACCCTGCCGGAGGGCTCAGTCCCCTTTAGCGTTGATCTGTGAGCAATGTCACCTGCTCAGTGGAGGGCCCAGGAACCAGTAGAAATGGCTGGTGGAAAGGCAGTGACCACACAGCCTAGGAGGGGATGCTGGCAACAAGTTTTGGGTTGGACTAGCAGAGGACAAAATTGGGTGTGCCCATGGTGTTAACTCTGCACATCTGTGAGACCTGTGTGTACACACGTACATGCGCTGTGAATCTGAGGGGCCTGTGCAGGAGTACAGTAGGGGCTGAGTGTGTGGGGCCTGCTCCTTGCCACCTCTTCTCCTCCTTGTGCAATATATTTAAGCAGTGTCCTCAGCCCTGGCATTCTGCTGAGCCTTTCCCCTGCCTCTCCCAGATCGTCCTGGCCTTCGGCAACTACATGAACAGTAGCAAGCGTGGCGCAGCTTATGGCTTCAGGCTCCAGAGCCTGGATGCGGTGAGGAGGGGACCCTGGcttgggggctggggctggggactggCTGGTGGCCTGTGGCTTACAACAGGTCCTTGTGCAGCTGTTGGAGATGAAGTCGACTGACCGCAAGCAGACGCTGCTGCACTACCTGGTGAAGGTCATTGCTGAGAAGTACCCGCAACTCACAGGCTTCCACAGTGACCTGCACTTCCTGGACAAGGCAGGCTCAGGTAGGGGGTATATAGGTCCTTGGGTGCGGGGAGGGGCCGTGGGCTGGGGTAGGTTGGGAGAAAGCTAGGTGGCCACAGGATATAATTGGTGGGAGGACTGCCTCTCCGATTCACTGACCTGATACTGCCCCATCCCTGGCCCAGTGTCCCTGGACAGTGTCCTGGCAGACGTGCGCTCCCTGCAGCGAGGCCTAGAGTTGACACAGAGGGAGTTTGTGCGGCAGGATGACTGCGTGGTGCTCAAGGAGTTCCTGAGGGCCAACTCGCCCACCATGGACAAGCTGCTAGCAGACAGCAAGACGGCTCAGGTGTGCCAGGGCTGGCCTCACCTGGAGGTGGGGGATGTAGGAGCACTAGGTAGCCCAGCCTGGAGGGGTGTGGCTGTAGCTGGGACCCCTTGGGGGGATGCAGCAGGAACGAGGGGCCACCCTGCCTGGGAGAAGCTGAGATCAGGTGGCCAGTGTCCTGGGGGGCACAGGCTGTGAGAGGTCTAAGCTGGGGGGCTGACAGGCTGTGCCCGCAGGAGGCCTTTGAGTCCGTGGTGGAATACTTCGGAGAGAACCCCAAGACCACATCCCCAGGCCTGTTCTTCTCCCTCTTTAGCCGCTTCGTTAAGGCCTACAAGGTATTCGGGACTGGGGCAGGCTGGGAACCCTGTAGGGCACGGAAGCCTTTCCACTGGGCAGCGGAGGGGTGGGACTCCTTCTGTTTAGGGGGTGGGTAGGGCAGTAGGGAGGGCCACCCTCATGGAGACTGCCTTGGCCCGCAGAAAGCTGAGCAGGAGGTGGAACAGTGGAAAAAAGAAGCCGCTGCCCAGGAGGCAGGCGTTGATACCCTGGGCAAAGGGGAGCCCCCAGCACACAAGGTAGGACGCTGCTCCTGGGCTTGGTACTGGGCTGCAGGGATGCATGGCATCTCATCACCCTCGGGTGTCACCCCCACACCCTCACTGTTACAGACGGACCCTGCCCCAGGAGCCTGGGATGCGAAAGGGTTCTTTCTGCTCAAGCCAGCTGTCCTTGCTGTGGGGGACCAGACAGATATTCCAGGGTTTTGGTGGTGGGGAGGCCTCCTGGAGCTGGAGCTATAAATTCCCCCTAGTCACCGCCAAAGGCCCGGCGGGCACAGATGGACCTAATCTCTGAGCTGAAACGGAAGCAGCAGAAGGAGCCACTCATTTATGAGAGCGACCGTGACGGGGCCATTGAAGACATCATCACAGGTAAGGGCTTGGCCAGGCCTTGGTCTTATTCTCAGCCTATCCTTCTA is from Macaca thibetana thibetana isolate TM-01 chromosome 16, ASM2454274v1, whole genome shotgun sequence and encodes:
- the FMNL1 gene encoding formin-like protein 1 isoform X4; protein product: MGNAAGSTEQPASPAAPPPKQPAPPKQPMPAAGELEERFNRALNCMNLPPDKVQLLSQYDNEKKWELICDQERFQVKNPPAAYIQKLKSYVDTGGVSRKVAADWMSNLGFKRRVQESTQVLRELETSLRTNHIGWVQEFLNEENRGLDVLLEYLAFAQCSVTYDMESTDNGASNSEKNKPLEQSVEDLSKGPPSSVPKSRHLTIKCPPSPRLTPAHSRKALRNSRIVSQKDDVHVCIMCLRAIMNYQSGFSLVMNHPACVNEIALSLNNKNPRTKALVLELLAAVCLVRGGHDIILAAFDNFKEVCGEQHRFEKLMEYFRNEDSNIDFMVACMQFINIVVHSVENMNFRVFLQYEFTHLGLDLYLERLRLTESDKLQVQIQAYLDNVFDVGALLEDTETKNAVLEHMEELQEQVALLTERLRDAENESMAKIAELEKQLSQARKELETLRERFSESTAMGASRRPPEPERAPPAAPTRPSALELKVEELEEKGLIRILRGPGDAVSIEILPVAVATPSGGDAPTPGVPTGSPSPDLAPAAEPAPGAAPPPPPPLPGLPSPQEAPPSAPPQAPPLPGSPEPPPAPPLPGDLPPPPPPPPPPPPPGTDGPVPPPPPPPGGPPDALGRRDSELGPGVKAKKPIQTKFRMPLLNWVALKPSQITGTVFTELNDEKVLQELDMSDFEEQFKTKSQGPSLDLSTLKSKAAQKAPSKATLIEANRAKNLAITLRKGNLGAERICQAIEAYDLQALGLDFLELLMRFLPTEYERSLIARFEREQRPMEELSEEDRFMLHFSRIPRLPERMTTLTFLGNFPDTAQLLMPQLNAIIAASMSIKSSDKLRQILEIVLAFGNYMNSSKRGAAYGFRLQSLDALLEMKSTDRKQTLLHYLVKVIAEKYPQLTGFHSDLHFLDKAGSVSLDSVLADVRSLQRGLELTQREFVRQDDCVVLKEFLRANSPTMDKLLADSKTAQEAFESVVEYFGENPKTTSPGLFFSLFSRFVKAYKKAEQEVEQWKKEAAAQEAGVDTLGKGEPPAHKSPPKARRAQMDLISELKRKQQKEPLIYESDRDGAIEDIITDLRNQPYIRADTGRRSARRRPPGPPLQVTSDLSL